A segment of the Caretta caretta isolate rCarCar2 chromosome 13, rCarCar1.hap1, whole genome shotgun sequence genome:
TTCTGGAAAATCAAAGCATGGAATACAGTGCTCCTAACCCCTAaagtcccttttaaaaatctcaatctTATTTTACAACTGCAAAGATCAAAATTAGCTGATTGGGGAGAGGTGCCAGTCTTCCAGAATCTCCTGCTGTAGGTGACTGATAGAGATCTGTTAGTTTTACAGTCTGAAGTCTTGCAAAAGCCAGAAACTTactgacagcccttctcggggccTCTTTGACCTCTTTGTTCCTCAgactgtagatgagggggttgaccatgtgggtcaggactgtttagaagacagaaaataccttGTATAAGTCCTTTGAATGGTGGGCAATTGGAACCATGCAGCCAATAATCAGAGTCCCATAAAATGTTGTGACAGTGACAATGTGAGAGGAGCAGGTAGAAAATGCCTTTTGCCTCCCGGTGGTGGAAGGAATTCTCAGGATGGTGTTGATGATGCAAACGTAGGATGCCAATGTGAATAGAAATGGGACTAGTCACCTGACGGAGGAGACCATGAAAATCGTGAGTTCTAGAAACTGGGTAACAGTAGAGGGTAGTTTTATGATGGGTGAGGAATCACAAAAGAAATAGTCAATTTCATTGGAGCCACAAAACTTTATTTTAGTCATTAAAATGATTACTATGGTACTGCTCAGAAAGCCACTTGTCCAGGAACAAGCCGCTAGCTGGAAACAAACACTGCCGTTCATCAGAGTGGCATAACAGAGTGGATTGCAGATCACTAGATACCAATCGTAAGACATCACTGCTAGCAGATAGTATTCTGTGGCTGCTAGGATACCAAAACAATAAAATTGTGTCATGCAGCCACTAACAGAAATGGTTCTGTCCCCCGTGAGGAGACTGGCCAGCACCCAGGGCAGGATGCTGGAGGTGTAGCAGAtctccaagcaggacaagttccccaggaGGAAGTACATAGGggtgtgaaggtgctgatcagcCACATCTAGCACAACAATGAGGATATTTCCAGCCATGGTCACCATGTAGATCACTAGAAACAGGAAGCAGAGAAGAATCTGAAGttcagggagattcccaaatcccAGGAGGACAAATTCCTCAATGGACGTTTGATTTCTACAGTTAGCATTTGCCCTGGGATATATCTAGGGGAAATGAAGCAAatttgttaatatattttaaagataaaCTCAACTTTTAAGTCAATTCATCATCGAACTAGATGAAAACTAACAAACTCTGCAACATATGTTGAATATCGCAGTGAACTGAAATGTCATCAGTTTAATTGCAGAAATGTTCAAAAATCTATGCCCTCTCTTCatagaatccccatcattagacATATTCATATACTAGACATATTCATCCCCAGGCCATGGCTCTATTTATtagttttgttgctgttgttgttgtgTTGGTGGTGGTTTTTCTTGCTTCTTCCTCTTATCCTTACTGCCCTCTGTTCCCCAATTCTTATAATCATCCATTGAATCAAAGTGGAAATGTTGTTTCTTGAGATGGGTCTTGTATTTGGATCTGAATACAGTTGGCTGGGAGAGCTCAGTCTGATCTCTTTTAATAAGAGAGTCTACTCCTAGGATGCGACCATGGCACATGCTCCACACCTGGTGCCCAAGAGTTAAGTGGTTGTCTCTTTTAGCTGAATTTACCTCAACCCTCTCTCCACATAATGAGAGCCCTCCGTAAATAGGAAAAATGTATTTCTGCATCCGATACGCGATTCACAAAAAATATCGGCAGATATCCACATGTGTGGATGCAGATATACGCAGATATCTGCGGATTTGCAGTGCTGTACTTACCATGGCCAGGCTGAGGCTCTGAGGCACCCCTCTGCCTGAGCCTGGTCAGAGAGAGCTGTTCGGGAGTCTCAGACCCTCCACCTTCCCTCGGGAACACGgcctggggctgctctcagccccctccccaccccacgggcaggtggagggtccaccatGGTCCCCAGCTGGACTCCACGCTGGCCGTGAtggagaaggaggggagggtgaCCTGTTTAACTGCCGGGGGCTACTCGGGCCCCCCACACCAGGCAGGTGGAGCTCTTACCATGGAACCCAGGCTCCCTACAGCAGCCAGCACAGCTCTCTGGCTACCACGGGGGCCTGCTCGGCCTGCAgcccagccatggtaagagctgggTGGGCAGCTGCGGGGAGCCGCAGTAGACCATCCGCCTGCTCTGGATGGAGGGCCAGAACAGCCCCCGGCCCAAGTCCCTGTCCCCCGGAACCTCTGTCCAGCTCAAGTAAAGGGTCCGCACtgtggctcctcacagctgcctgccCGGTTCTTACCCGTCAGAGCCCTGCACGCATACAAAATTTTTATCCGTATCTGCGCTGCTATCCGCAAAAATGTTCCACGGATATCCACGGATATAAAGTGGATACCTGACGATTTGCAGGCTCTACACATAATGTATGTTCCTTTTGTTGATTTCATGTTATTCTGTATGTAAATGGAGTGTCCAGATGCCTTGAAGAGCTTTGAAAATAACACTCAACTGCAAGTGAAAAGCATCTATACAGACCTTATTCCTAATGGTGAGTAAATTTCTCCATTTACTTAGAGCCACTCTAAATGTCAGCcaacaaataaagaaataaatccaAATCCCTTCTGAATAAATGGTTTAATCAGTATTAATGTTTTCCATGAGAAAATGTTGATGTTGATGTCAGTTTTCAATTTTCCATTCGATTGCATATGAACTCTTCTGAATCAAAATTAGGGGTTTTGCTATTTCAACTTTTCATATCAATTCAGGGTGAAAACTAATATTGGAATATTGGAATTTCACATTTTCGAGCCAGCTCTGCATTTAGTGCAATGGTCATGCTGAGGAAAGTACTCACAAATGTCAAGATAGGTTCCCCAAAGTAGCTCTTAAGGGAGGCAGAAGAATTCCCACCTCTTACCCAGGTCTCCCTATTTAGATAAAACCattcccttttgttttaaattgttctGTGTAGTGCACTCTTGGTTGTTGGATTTAATTTTCTCTATTTCATTCCCTTTGAATGtgtgtgagtgtctgtgtgtgtgtgtgtgtgtgttcaattTCCAGGAGAATGGTTCTGTGGTTATGGGAGAGTTTCACGTATCAGGAatgctgacttgctgtgtaaaCCCAGTCTCTTCACCCCGATCATGTCACCTATCATTCCCAGTTTCCCCCTTAGTAGCTCACCATTATTTGACGCATTGCTTTGAGAGCCACATATTGAAGGTGCTAAGAATATGCAAAATATGGTATTTTTATTGCTCATTTTTGTTTCAACTCTGTCATTTCACTTTCATACCCATTATTAGGAAGTTCTTTTTCAACAAGTAACCTTGAAGTAGAACATCTGTGGAAACTATCTCTTCTAAAGTAGGATCTTCCTTCTTGTAAAATTCTATAGCAAGGTCATAAGACaaagatcctcaactggtgtaaatcagcatagatctTTTTATACCCATGGAGCTGTTAAGATTTACGTCAGCAAAGGACCTGGCCCTAGGTCTTCTTTTGTATATTGAGAGAAACCAATGCATTACAAATGTTGTGATGATAATGGCAGGAATGATTTAAGTTGTTCTCTAATATTTAAGGAAGAATAACTTTTAATAGTACACAAAAGGCCAAAATCCCCCATTGTTTTCACCATTTATTGTGCTTCTCACTCAGTAACACTCtcagaggggaaagaaagaaagaaagaaagaaagaaagaaagaaagaaagaaagaaagaaagaaagaaagaaagaaagaaagaaaaagaaagagaaagaaagaaagagaaacattgatccctttttgaatttttatgtagacagaaaaaaatgtgtttgaagaGGAAAATGATGATGCTGGAAAGTGGTATACCTCcattgctggtgtaaactgatgtagctccttTAGAGTCAATTTATCAGATCCCTGTCTGCTATAAAACAGCTGTATTTCCACCATTATGAAAGTGATCAGATCTCCAGCTGATCTATATTGGCATAGCTTGATTGACATCAATGTGCCTACATCAGTTTATGCTTGAGGATTGGGCCCAGTTACATATTTCTATACAGAATTGCAGCAGGTTTTAGTCTGAAGCATCCCAACAGAAGGGAAACCAGTATGAATTATTTGATTCACACCCACAGGTTTATTCCTCAGATTCAGTATCTTTCTTTGTCACCCCTACAGATGATCTATTCTGAGAGTGACCCTGGAGAGAATCAGACCATCTCCGATGTATTCATCCTGGTGGGGTTTTCAAACCTTAACAAGCTGCAGATCCTTCTGTTTCTGGTGCTTCTGGTCACCTACTTGGTCGCCCTCATGGGGAACCTCCTTGTTATCCTCCTTATAAAGCTAAACCCCTcactccacacccccatgtatttcttcctggtGAACCTGTCTTTCCTGGATATCTGCTACACCAGCAGTGTGGTCCCTCAGCTGGTGGTTCACCTCTTGGTGGAGCAAAAGACCATTAACATTgcaggctgtgctgcccagatgtacatcatcatcatcatgggcCTGATGGAATGCTGCCTCCAAGCAGCCATGGCGTATGACCGCTATGTGGCCATATGTCACCCCCTGCACTACAGAACTATCATGAGTGGCTGGGCGTGTGCACAGCTCGCAGGTGCTTCATGGACCATCGACATCTCTGTGGAAGTAGCTCAGACCACATGGATCTTCAGCCTGCCCTTTTGTGGCTCCAGCCGCATCCACCACTTCTTCTGCAACATCCCAAAAGTGGTGAAGATGGCACGCATGGACACATCCAAAAATAAGATTATGGTCTTGTCTGTGTCAGTTTTGTTCATCATGGGCCCTTTTTTGTTGATaaccctgtcagggttccctccccactctgaactgtagggtacagacgtggggacccacatgaaagaccccctaagcttattcttattcCATTCCAGAGACGTTGCCATTTTGTAAGATCCAGGCTGGGTTGTGTTCTCCCACTGTGGGGTCACTGTGGGGTCAGAGTATATTGTCAGGGTGGTTTGTTCACAGGTGAGATCATAGTTGGGCTCAGAATGCTGGAGACCTGATTCAACTATTTAGCCCCAAAGGAGGTGCTTACTGGGCTGTAGTCATGTCAAGCTGTAGAGCTGGGAGGGGCTTCCAGTCCCTGATCCCATTTAATCATTTGCCTCTCAGCCAAGCCTGCCCCAGGAGTGGAGCAGAAAGTGCCCATCTTGGAATGTATCCCTGTCTTCTTGGAACTGCAGAGAGCCCCAGCAACTCAGAAATCCAGTGTTGGAACATGAAAATTGGTGCTGGATAATGCAGTGATGAGTTCATGAGAGAGATAAAGAGATTGTTGTGCATGGAAATATTTTGATAGATAATGGCCAATAATTTTGAGCACTGCAGGATCAAATGCTTTGCAAGTTGGGAAGAACTATCCAAAGATGAACACAGTAAGTTTActactgtctttttttctttattagaaAATGTTCTCTTTTCATAGAAGTCCTCGAAATTTCCAAACATTGAGATATTTGCAACAGAGAACCAATCGTTTCCTGCTGCAAGCTGAAAAATTCCAACCAAAAGAATCCCcctccccaaaggaaaaaaaacccaacttttagatagatagatagatagatagatagataaagtctttccatgaaaatttgtttaactgaaaacacaaattttctttaaaaagagttAAAGAGAGAACATTATTGACCAGGATGGGAAGCACTAATATTGTCCAATGATACCATAATTTCAAACGCTGTCATTCTGTTACATCCATTTTTATTTCTACTTCAAAGACAAAGCTGCAGGGTGGCAGAACAGAGTGAACAGCGGAGCTGACAGTCCAGGGAGTATGGGCTATACCTAATAGACATGCTAGAACCTTGAAACTCAGAGTCTGGGTTCAATCAAGCAGCCTGTTTATGTGGACCTTGCCCAAGGACATTAAGGGCATATCTACAccacagctgggagcatgcttccaaACTCAGGTAGGCAGACTTCACTAGCTGtgccagggttccttccccactctgaactctggggtacagatgtggggaccctcatgaaagaccccctaaacttattcttaccagcttaggttaaaacttccccaaggcacagattcctttcttgccgtgggatcgctgccaccaccTAGTGATttaacaatcagggaaaggaccacttggagtcctattccccccaaaaattcccccaagcctacaccccctttcctggggaaggcttgagcataTATCCTCATCAATAGgttacaaagggactacagacccaaacccctgggtcttagaacaatggaaaaatcagtcaggttcttaaaaagagaaaaaggtaaaagaatcgcctctgtaaacttaggctggtagttaaccttacagagtagcagaaaattcaaagagcacagaggaaccccctctagccttagtttcaaagttacaacaaaacagggataaacttccctctagcaaagggaaaattcacaagttgagaaaacaaaggtaaactaatacgccttgcctggctgctacttacaagtttgaaatatgagagacttgttcagaaagatttggagaacatggtCTGATATCCGGttcctcttagtcccaagagcgaacagccacagaaacaaagaacccagaacaaaacctctccccccaaccagatttgaaagtatctgtTGTCCCCATTGgctcctttggtcaggtgccaatcaggttacttgagcttcttaaccccttacaggtaaggaggaatttacgCTTTCCCTATGGTTATGACAAAGCCTATCCTACATGTGCATTATCTCCACCATCCTCAAGCTGCAGTCAGAGGAGGGAAGGCATAAATCCTTCTCCACCTACTCCTCCCACCTTATGGTGGTGACTTTGTTCTTTGGAATGACCCTTTTCGCCTACCTGAGGCCCAAGTCTATCTCCACCCCAGAGAGTGATCAAATGATTTCCCTTGTGATCACAGTTGCGGCACCTGTGTTGAACCCCACAATATACAGTCTGAGGAACAAAGAGGTGAAGGGAGCCTTCAGGAATACAGTAAAGAAGAGCATCTTTTCACACAACTGAAGAAAACATAGAATGAAAAGTAGAGTTAATTAAAACAGGGAGAATGGGGGAAATTCATAAATGTTTTGTTGAATTGCTCCCGATGACCTGcacttttttaattgaaattttgcCATTTGAAAAACTTTGACTTCTAAACCTATCAGAAGAATGGGAAGAGAAACTTTTattaccaaaaaacccaaaaatttAAATATCTTCAAAATTTggaatgtgaaagaaaaaaagcttaaaatgaAAACCCTTTCATAAAATGTTCACCTTGGTTTTTGCAAATTTaacaattttcaccaaaattgTAATGATGgaaaaattccaaccagctctgtagATAACTCCATTCAGGCTTCTCCTTTTCCTGCTTTGTCAGTTCATTGCAGCATTTTAGGTTTTAGGTTGGGTTGGACTGGGTTTTTTTGGCTGTGTAATGGATTTCCCCAGTGCTCCCTGTTGCctaattttaaataatatttctcaGCACTTATGCAGTTTCCTGTGTAAGACTCTGATGGATCTTTCAATGCCTAACTTGATCAGGTCACACAACAACTCTGGAAGCTCTCTCTTGACTTCCATGGCATTCTGCACAGGTTCAGAACTCTATTCTAACAGACTATGTATATCTTAGATTCATTGATTaaaaggccataagggaccattttgatcatctagtctgacattctGCTTAACACACGGCAGAGAGTTTCACCTGGTGATTCCTGAGTCAGAGGAATTTTATATTACATATGTAAAATAATAGTTGTGTGATAAACTCATAAACTACAAGTGGTTCGATCAATGTATAATAATATTGCACCAAATGCTAGTGTACATGGTACCTCCTAGTATAACTATATGATAAAAATTCctttctacatttttatgatgAGAGATTCTATTCTGTTTGCTTCTCTACCTATATCTCTGCAGCTGTATAATAAATACCAAATTAAAAACCTCTATACCTTGTTCAGCATTTACATGACTATATGTCTTCTTTCACTAAACATCCCTATAATGCATTCATCGGAAGCTTAAAATACATTGAGACTCTGAGATGCACTGGCTGGCAGTATGTGATGGTTTTTGTTATATCTCTTTGATATAATTTGctgatttgttttaaatgatatTGTTGGCAAGATAAATAACCTGTCGTGTTGGAAGATGTAACTAAGAGGTATGAACATgtaatgataaacaaaagaaaaatccctttctCTGGGAATCTTAGAAGCAGAGTGGCCCAGGGCAACATGACCCAGAAACTACAAATTCAGCAAGAAAATTGTAGACATTCGATGATTAACATTTGTGGATAAGTAATGCACAGGTTATGTAAAATTCAATGGACAATGTGTTGACTAAAGAATGGAGGAAAATTAAGCAATAGATAATGTGTAAATGTATgaaaatacatacaaaaatacatataaatatgtGTAAAATACATATGTAAAATACGCAGAATATGTAAAAATACATATGTACATATGTGCATATACAAAATACATATGTATATTTGCAAAATATCTATAAAATACATATGtgaaatacatataaaataagtaaatacatataaaatgggCTGGAGAAATGCTGGATCAGAAACCAATGAATGAGGCTGAAGGACCTGAACAGGAGATCCAGGCAAGTGAGGACTGACAtcatgaaggaaggaaggatttcTCAGTGCCCCAGTGTCACAATCCAATGGCCCCCTCCTTCAGAGGGTTCCCGGGGGAGACAGATCAGCATTATATATTGCTAACGTTGACATGCCTTGagaggtgctttgggaagggctGAAGGTCTTAGTGTGAAgtgaaagattcctttgcaggttgcgaGAGGCCAAAGGGGAGGAAGGGTAAGTTAACTTGACACTCCAGCTAGGTCCAAAGATAAGAAGCTGAAGGTCACGGACAGACTCTCTGATGCCAAGAAAGCTGGGAGCCTGGATTCCAACCCTGACCAGCCATGAGAAAAGAGAAGTAAACTGAATAGAACTTAGGATTGCAAAGCCTAATGAGAGGGTGAAGGTTAGTGAGTGGGAACATAACATCACGACCCTGAAGCCGGAATGTTTTGGGGACTCTAAAGAAGCTGCAGAAGGCCGGTTCAGACTGGTACAGAGAGCACGGAGAACAAAGGTCCCTGGACAAAATGCCCCCAGAAGAACCCAAGACTTAAAAACCCTCCCGAGAGCTGAACCAAGCCAGAGATCAACAGCAGACCCTAGACAGCCTGTGCACAGGAGAACTCCAGTctacccctccccctcttcttcttaagTTACACCCAGACTTGGCCAGCTTCGGGCCAGCTTCGGGCCgtgcgtgtgtgagtatgaaagtgggttagaaATGGGGCACTAacgcttccttccttccttcctctgagtgacatggGAATGGTCCCAGCGCTCACcgctgtcattttattaataaagctttaaaatttagtcaCTTGGTCTGCTCCTCCATCTCCACCCCCATGATCCTGCGGGCCTCAGactgatcacctgatgcctcaggcagattggtaacataaatctgtcacaccaGAATGTGTTAACTTGAGCCCATTCACCTATTCCATCTTGTCTGTTATTTCTTGTGAGGCAGAAATGTATTTCCATACactataagtgagattaattctgtctgaaattgtattaaataaaggaaaaactGATTAAGCCTAAATTGTGTGGATGTGTGACTTGGTTTCCCACTCTACACACCCAACAATTTACACAATTTGATTAAAAAGATAAATCCCACATAAATGCTCTCATCTCTGCTTTGTTAATTAATTCAGCAAAGGTGTGACCCTCATACAATAATAATCAGAGCAACAAGCCATGGCATGTCAGTGAACACATATGTGTTAAGTTAGTATACACCCCTTTATGTGAATACCTGCCAGTTCTACAAGCTGAATTAGCGTATGTTCTTCCCAGTGTTCTGTGCACTCATGCTAACCTACACCCCACACTACCAAGCAACAGTATAACTTAGTATTTAACATAAGCGGATGGGAAACTTGTCAAAGTCAAGATACATTAGTTCAATAGCTTAGTACAAATTGTGGGGAAACTTCACGGACCAGGACATGGAATGCTGTGTCCAAAAGTAAGATATGGATGGTCAAGGTTCAGACTAACAAGTTAAGGAACAGGGATGAACAGACAGGCTGGATTTCTGTGACATGTAAAGAGTTTTGTAACTTGAGTTACTCCTCGTTGAAATGTATAAATTTGGAAGCCCACCTTCTGTGCAAGATGAATTTAACATGAGACAGCTTCCTGGAGACTGGTATCATATTAAACCTTTTCCCAGTACGATACTATGATTGACTTTTAGCAATAAACCTGACAGTCAAGCAATTGACTGTACAATTTATCAAACATAAGCAGCAGAGTGCTGCAGATGATGGATGACAGGGAACTATCTGTTATACTGTATAACAGCAGTGAGAAAGGAGTGActaaaccctggtctacactacgaggttagGTCAACTTTAGCTGTTTTAGgtagattttaaaatgaaagcgtCTACACAACCAATCCTGctccatcgacctaaagggctcttaaaattgacttctgtaatcCTCCCTGGTGAGGCAAGTAgagctaaaatcaaccttgctgggtcgaatctGGGGTGATGCAGATGCAAATTGACAGTATTGGCATCgaagagctatcccagagtgctccaatgtgaccgctctgggcagcactttcaactccgatgcactagccaggtacacaggaaaagccctgggaaattttgaatttcagttcctttttggtcagcgtggcgagctcagcagcacaggtgaccatgcagtccccccagaatcgcaaacgagctccagcatggactgaatagCAGACACTGGATCTTATTGCTCTATgtggagaagaatctgtgcaggccaaactctgatcaaaaagaagaaatgttaaTATATATACCAAAATCGCATAGGGCAtgttggacagaggctacaacagggataCACAGCAGTAccgtgtgaaagttaaggagctcaggcaagcctaccaaaagacaaagaaggcaaatggtcgctctgggtcagagccccagacatgtcgcttctatgatcagctgcatggcattctggggggggggaccctaccactaccccaccactgtccgtggacacctgaaacaggggagtctcacgcaacagggaggaggattttgtggatgaggaagaggaggagaaggaggaggaggagaatgcgcagctgGCAAGCTG
Coding sequences within it:
- the LOC125629839 gene encoding olfactory receptor 10A4-like isoform X2 produces the protein MMIYSESDPGENQTISDVFILVGFSNLNKLQILLFLVLLVTYLVALMGNLLVILLIKLNPSLHTPMYFFLVNLSFLDICYTSSVVPQLVVHLLVEQKTINIAGCAAQMYIIIIMGLMECCLQAAMAYDRYVAICHPLHYRTIMSGWACAQLAGASWTIDISVEVAQTTWIFSLPFCGSSRIHHFFCNIPKVVKMARMDTSKNKIMVLSVSVLFIMGPFLLITLSGFPPHSEL
- the LOC125629839 gene encoding olfactory receptor 10A4-like isoform X1; its protein translation is MLALLSAKPGYGSAPLSGGLRYAAVNSSVRTRPQMIYSESDPGENQTISDVFILVGFSNLNKLQILLFLVLLVTYLVALMGNLLVILLIKLNPSLHTPMYFFLVNLSFLDICYTSSVVPQLVVHLLVEQKTINIAGCAAQMYIIIIMGLMECCLQAAMAYDRYVAICHPLHYRTIMSGWACAQLAGASWTIDISVEVAQTTWIFSLPFCGSSRIHHFFCNIPKVVKMARMDTSKNKIMVLSVSVLFIMGPFLLITLSGFPPHSEL